The proteins below are encoded in one region of Ferruginibacter lapsinanis:
- a CDS encoding O-succinylhomoserine sulfhydrylase produces MHPITKAIRTRTDQTNEMENSSPLFLTSSFCFDNAEEMRAAFADESDDNIYSRFSNPTVQEFTDRVVALEGAEAGFATASGMSAVFGSMMALLKSGDHLLACSSIFGSTVTVLNKYLPNYGIEVSYVSVDKPEEWEAAIRPNTKMIYLETPTNPALDLIDLSFVGALAKKHNIILNVDNCFATPVCQRPIDFGADLVVHSATKWIDGQGRVLGGVVVGKKELIHSIYLFCRSTGPALSPFNAWVLSKSMETLDVRMERHSSNALALAKALEGHPAINYLRYPFLPSHPQHAIALKQMKNGGGLVAFELKGGVESGRKFLNSLQMLTLTANLGDTKSIASHPASTTHAKMSEAERLAVNITPGLIRISVGLEHIDDILADILQALDKC; encoded by the coding sequence ATGCATCCAATAACAAAAGCGATACGAACAAGAACTGATCAGACGAATGAGATGGAAAACTCATCCCCGTTATTTTTAACGAGCAGTTTTTGCTTTGATAATGCGGAGGAGATGAGGGCAGCTTTTGCGGATGAATCGGATGATAATATTTACAGCAGATTCAGTAACCCAACAGTTCAGGAATTTACAGATAGAGTGGTGGCGCTGGAAGGTGCTGAAGCCGGCTTTGCTACTGCCTCCGGAATGAGTGCGGTGTTTGGCTCTATGATGGCATTGCTGAAAAGCGGCGATCATTTGCTGGCATGCAGTTCTATTTTTGGAAGCACCGTTACGGTGTTGAATAAATATTTACCCAACTACGGTATTGAAGTGAGTTATGTAAGTGTAGATAAACCGGAAGAATGGGAAGCGGCGATACGTCCTAATACAAAAATGATCTACCTGGAAACGCCTACTAATCCGGCGTTGGATCTGATCGATCTGTCATTTGTGGGCGCATTGGCTAAAAAGCATAATATCATTTTAAATGTAGATAATTGTTTTGCTACACCGGTTTGTCAGCGGCCAATTGATTTTGGGGCCGACCTGGTAGTGCATTCTGCTACTAAATGGATAGATGGACAAGGCAGGGTGTTGGGTGGAGTAGTAGTGGGCAAGAAAGAACTGATACATAGTATCTATTTGTTTTGCAGAAGCACAGGGCCTGCATTATCACCATTCAATGCATGGGTGTTGAGCAAGAGTATGGAAACACTGGATGTGCGTATGGAGCGTCATTCATCGAATGCATTGGCATTAGCGAAAGCATTGGAAGGTCATCCAGCAATTAATTATTTAAGATATCCATTCCTGCCAAGTCATCCGCAACATGCGATTGCTCTTAAACAAATGAAGAATGGCGGCGGATTGGTGGCCTTTGAATTGAAAGGCGGTGTAGAAAGCGGACGTAAATTTTTGAACAGTTTGCAAATGCTTACACTAACGGCAAACTTAGGAGATACCAAGAGTATTGCCTCTCATCCGGCAAGTACCACACATGCTAAAATGAGTGAAGCTGAAAGATTAGCAGTGAACATAACGCCGGGGCTTATTCGAATTTCTGTAGGGTTGGAGCATATTGATGATATTTTGGCGGATATACTGCAGGCGTTGGATAAGTGCTAG
- a CDS encoding OsmC family protein produces the protein MIEINLNRVNGDCGFEATDANGHVVRMDTSPETGGNDYGVRPMQVILMGLGGCSAIDIVMILKKQRQTVDGFSIKIEGEREKGKEPSLWEDVKIVFELKGNIDPEKAARACELSMNKYCSVAETLRRGGTRLTWAVRVIN, from the coding sequence TTAAACCGTGTAAATGGCGATTGTGGCTTTGAGGCTACAGATGCCAATGGCCATGTTGTTCGTATGGATACCAGTCCTGAAACAGGTGGTAACGATTATGGCGTACGTCCTATGCAAGTGATATTGATGGGTTTGGGCGGTTGCAGTGCAATTGATATTGTGATGATACTGAAAAAGCAACGTCAAACCGTTGATGGTTTTTCTATTAAGATAGAAGGCGAAAGAGAAAAGGGTAAAGAACCTTCTTTATGGGAAGATGTGAAGATCGTATTTGAACTGAAAGGAAATATCGATCCGGAAAAAGCTGCAAGGGCTTGCGAATTATCAATGAATAAATATTGCTCTGTTGCAGAAACCTTACGCAGAGGAGGTACAAGGCTTACGTGGGCTGTGAGGGTCATCAATTAA